A genomic stretch from Streptomyces venezuelae ATCC 10712 includes:
- a CDS encoding short-chain dehydrogenase/reductase — MIRTSDVVSLLEGLVVLHATRAGRGAPDPPEHLEERTVVVTGASAGVGRPVARAVSTAASVLARRVAPGLLGRSIARTAYDSQQTDEPTFDTAPSNLWVPWDGPGGRDHGAHGTFDGEAAAHSPYTALARHPAVAGAAAGVTVAASALLARTLRGTRATRVLRAAVDARG, encoded by the coding sequence ATGATCCGGACGTCCGACGTCGTCTCGCTCCTGGAGGGCCTCGTCGTGCTCCACGCCACGCGTGCGGGCCGGGGCGCTCCGGACCCGCCGGAGCACCTCGAGGAGCGGACCGTGGTCGTCACCGGTGCGAGCGCCGGGGTGGGCCGGCCCGTGGCCCGGGCCGTGTCCACCGCGGCCTCGGTCCTCGCGCGCCGTGTCGCTCCGGGGCTCCTCGGCCGCTCCATCGCCCGAACGGCGTACGACTCCCAGCAGACCGACGAACCGACCTTCGACACGGCCCCGAGCAACCTCTGGGTGCCGTGGGACGGGCCGGGCGGCCGTGACCACGGCGCCCACGGGACGTTCGACGGGGAGGCCGCGGCGCACTCGCCGTACACCGCCCTCGCCCGTCATCCGGCCGTCGCGGGGGCCGCGGCGGGGGTGACCGTGGCCGCCTCGGCGCTGCTGGCCAGGACCTTGCGCGGGACCCGGGCGACGCGGGTCCTGCGCGCCGCGGTGGATGCGCGCGGCTGA
- a CDS encoding TIGR03557 family F420-dependent LLM class oxidoreductase, whose amino-acid sequence MTSFGYFLSCEEFTPDQLLRQARLAADAGFTRLAISDHFHPWTDAQGSSPFVWSMIGALSRTVELPVTTLVTCPTVRMHPAVTAQAAATSSVLLDGRFTLGVGTGEALNEHVLGDRWPAFDERADMLEEAVEVMRKLFTGRQTSHRGRHYTVDNARLYTVPETPPDILVSGFGPKAAALAGRIGDGFVTMGPDEDAIASFREAGGTGKPVVGGLKVCWGPDRDAAIDTAHCMWPTEQLPGELNQILPTPAHFEQATELVTREQTADAVPCGPDVEEHVTAVRAYLDAGFDEVYVGQIGQEQEEFFTAYREKVLPALRG is encoded by the coding sequence ATGACGTCCTTCGGCTACTTCCTGTCCTGCGAGGAGTTCACCCCGGACCAGTTGCTGCGCCAGGCGCGCCTCGCGGCGGACGCCGGCTTCACGCGACTGGCCATCTCCGACCACTTCCACCCGTGGACCGACGCCCAGGGCAGCAGTCCCTTCGTGTGGTCGATGATCGGCGCCCTGTCCCGGACGGTGGAGCTGCCCGTCACCACGCTCGTGACGTGCCCCACCGTGCGGATGCATCCGGCGGTCACCGCCCAGGCGGCGGCGACGTCCAGCGTGCTCCTCGACGGCCGGTTCACGCTGGGCGTGGGGACCGGCGAAGCGCTCAACGAGCACGTCCTCGGCGACCGGTGGCCCGCCTTCGACGAACGGGCGGACATGCTGGAAGAGGCCGTGGAGGTGATGCGGAAGCTGTTCACCGGCCGTCAGACCAGCCACCGCGGCCGGCACTACACCGTCGACAACGCCCGCCTCTACACCGTCCCGGAGACCCCGCCGGACATCCTGGTCTCGGGCTTCGGCCCCAAGGCCGCCGCCCTCGCGGGACGCATCGGGGACGGCTTCGTCACCATGGGCCCCGACGAGGACGCCATCGCCTCCTTCCGGGAGGCGGGCGGCACCGGCAAGCCCGTCGTCGGCGGCCTGAAGGTCTGCTGGGGCCCGGACCGGGACGCGGCGATCGACACCGCACACTGCATGTGGCCGACCGAACAGCTGCCCGGAGAGCTGAACCAGATCCTCCCCACGCCGGCCCACTTCGAGCAGGCCACCGAGCTCGTCACCCGCGAGCAGACGGCCGACGCCGTACCGTGCGGCCCGGACGTCGAGGAGCACGTCACCGCCGTCCGCGCCTACCTGGACGCCGGGTTCGACGAGGTGTACGTCGGCCAGATCGGACAGGAGCAGGAGGAATTCTTCACGGCCTACCGCGAGAAGGTCCTCCCCGCCCTGCGCGGCTGA
- a CDS encoding thiamine pyrophosphate-requiring protein yields the protein MPTKVSDHILQRLREWGVEHVFAYPGDGINGLLAAWGRADDTPRFVQSRHEEMSAFQAVGYAKFSGRVGVCAATSGPGAIHLLNGLYDAKLDHVPVVAIVGQTNRSALGGSYQQEVDLLSLYKDVASEFCAMVTVPEQLPNVIDRAMRTAYAKRTVTAVIVPADVQELDYTPPTHAFKMVPSSLGSPDYAPVPSPADVTRAAAVLNEGSKVAVLIGQGARGARPEVEELADVLGAGVAKALLGKDALPDDLPYVTGSIGLLGTRPSYEMMRDCDTLLVVGSSFPYSQFLPEFDQARAVQIDIDPFMVGLRYPFEVNLVGDAKSTLKALLPQLKRKKHGSWRKKIEKDVARWWQVMEGRAGVDADPLNPEYVVHALDALLPDDVMLSADSGSAANWYARHLRLRGAMRGSLSGTLATMGPGVPYAIGAKFAHPERPAVALVGDGAMQMNGMAELVTAAKYHRDWEDPRLVVAVLNNLDLNQVTWEMRALSGAPQFLPSQELPDVPYADFARSIGLDGVRVERPADVEAAWKQALAADRPFVIDFRTDPAVPPIPPHADLDQIEATAAAVLKGDSDRVGMVRQGLKAKIQEILPGSGRTRRSDDGS from the coding sequence ATGCCGACCAAGGTCTCCGACCACATCCTCCAGCGCCTGCGCGAGTGGGGTGTCGAGCACGTCTTCGCGTACCCCGGCGACGGCATCAACGGCCTGCTGGCCGCGTGGGGGCGCGCCGACGACACACCGCGCTTCGTCCAGTCCCGCCACGAGGAGATGTCCGCCTTCCAGGCGGTCGGGTACGCCAAGTTCTCCGGCCGGGTCGGTGTCTGCGCGGCGACCTCCGGCCCCGGCGCGATCCACCTGCTCAACGGCCTGTACGACGCGAAGCTCGACCACGTGCCGGTCGTCGCGATCGTGGGGCAGACCAACCGGAGTGCCCTGGGCGGCTCGTACCAGCAGGAGGTCGACCTGCTCAGCCTCTACAAGGACGTGGCCTCCGAGTTCTGCGCGATGGTCACCGTCCCCGAGCAACTGCCGAACGTCATCGACCGGGCCATGCGGACCGCCTACGCCAAGCGCACGGTGACCGCGGTCATCGTCCCGGCCGACGTGCAGGAACTGGACTACACGCCGCCGACCCACGCCTTCAAGATGGTCCCGTCGAGCCTGGGCAGCCCCGACTACGCGCCCGTCCCCTCCCCCGCCGATGTGACGCGGGCCGCCGCCGTGCTCAACGAGGGCTCGAAGGTGGCGGTCCTGATCGGCCAGGGGGCCCGCGGCGCCCGGCCCGAGGTCGAGGAACTCGCGGACGTCCTGGGCGCCGGGGTGGCCAAGGCGCTGCTCGGCAAGGACGCCCTGCCCGACGACCTGCCGTACGTCACCGGGTCCATCGGCCTGCTGGGCACCCGCCCCTCGTACGAGATGATGCGGGACTGCGACACGCTCCTGGTGGTCGGCTCCAGCTTCCCGTACAGCCAGTTCCTCCCGGAGTTCGACCAGGCCCGCGCCGTGCAGATCGACATCGACCCCTTCATGGTCGGTCTGCGCTATCCCTTCGAGGTCAATCTCGTCGGCGACGCGAAGAGCACCCTCAAGGCGCTGCTGCCGCAGCTGAAGCGCAAGAAGCACGGCTCCTGGCGCAAGAAGATCGAGAAGGACGTCGCGCGCTGGTGGCAGGTCATGGAGGGGCGGGCCGGCGTCGACGCCGATCCCCTCAACCCGGAGTACGTCGTCCACGCCCTGGACGCCCTGCTGCCGGACGATGTGATGCTGTCGGCGGACTCCGGCTCGGCGGCGAACTGGTACGCGCGCCACCTGCGTCTGCGCGGGGCCATGCGCGGGTCGCTGTCCGGGACGCTGGCGACCATGGGCCCCGGGGTGCCGTACGCGATCGGCGCGAAGTTCGCCCATCCCGAGCGGCCGGCGGTGGCCCTCGTCGGCGACGGCGCGATGCAGATGAACGGCATGGCCGAACTCGTCACCGCCGCCAAGTACCACCGGGACTGGGAGGACCCGCGCCTGGTCGTGGCCGTGCTCAACAACCTCGACCTCAACCAGGTCACCTGGGAGATGCGGGCCCTGTCCGGGGCGCCCCAGTTCCTGCCCTCGCAGGAACTGCCCGACGTCCCCTACGCGGACTTCGCGCGCTCCATCGGTCTGGACGGGGTGCGCGTGGAGCGGCCGGCGGACGTCGAGGCCGCCTGGAAGCAGGCGCTCGCCGCCGACCGGCCGTTCGTCATCGACTTCCGTACCGATCCGGCCGTCCCGCCCATCCCGCCGCACGCCGACCTCGATCAGATCGAGGCCACCGCCGCGGCGGTCCTCAAGGGCGACAGCGACCGCGTCGGAATGGTCCGCCAGGGGCTCAAGGCCAAGATCCAGGAGATCCTGCCGGGCAGCGGCCGAACCCGGCGGTCCGACGACGGATCATGA
- a CDS encoding isochorismatase family cysteine hydrolase — MKPALVVIDMLNTYEHEDAAQLVPSVERALPAVVRLLEEARARGVPVIYANDNFGKWRSHHGEIVEAALAGPYARLVEPIRPDEDSYFVVKARHSAFYETPLAYLLGRLDVTHLVLCGQVTEQCVLYSALDAHIRHLSVTVADDAVAEIHEDLARAALRMMAVNMAARIVPAVEAFD; from the coding sequence ATGAAGCCCGCGCTTGTCGTCATCGACATGCTGAACACGTACGAGCACGAGGACGCCGCTCAGCTCGTGCCGTCCGTGGAGCGCGCGCTGCCCGCCGTGGTGCGGCTGCTGGAGGAGGCGCGCGCACGGGGAGTGCCGGTGATCTACGCCAACGACAACTTCGGGAAGTGGCGCTCGCACCACGGCGAGATCGTCGAGGCGGCCCTGGCCGGCCCGTACGCCCGTCTGGTCGAACCGATCAGGCCGGACGAGGACTCGTACTTCGTCGTCAAGGCACGGCACTCCGCCTTCTACGAGACACCGCTCGCCTATCTGCTGGGCAGGCTGGACGTCACCCACCTCGTGCTGTGCGGGCAGGTGACGGAGCAGTGCGTGCTCTACTCCGCGCTGGACGCGCACATCCGCCACCTCTCGGTCACGGTCGCCGACGACGCCGTGGCCGAGATCCACGAGGACCTCGCCCGCGCGGCGCTGCGCATGATGGCCGTGAACATGGCGGCGCGCATCGTCCCCGCCGTCGAGGCCTTCGACTGA
- a CDS encoding CHAT domain-containing protein — protein MEREPDITLRLSWQNGRVTVVVLVNGLPAHEAPRARSVGTGVLVAPGRETPAGKAELLGKLLFPQQVRPHVAERAAALGPGRYLRLRLLLPGPGETGPYDLGSLRWESVRLPSPLATADAWARWADSLALPPDGGVVLGRHPWFALVRDVVPDRPAPPPAAGTGIVAVADATSVHGGITTPAGPETVLEPEPGAPGDDDRRRVADAVRDSRLSALLVDAPATAEGIRRTLLGGARVFYFGGHHIAGGLVVAGDGGGTDTGAGGAGGGSPGTGSPGTDGEPAGSLVAGGADAGAVGAVAVAGVPGAVGAVAGAGAPGTGMPGTGMPGTGMPGTGMPGTSPGTAGAGARWLSVDVLAGWLRDAGVGLAVLMACDSATSWADPAKEPSADHVERLGRGTSAAEELVRSGVPHAVAVQGKVSHRQAADFAGRFFSGLVRGLGVDLALREGAAALEGAVAVPVLYARHDSADLSVGELLPALRPARLAPVAHRLSVVAGPAQPPPDERHRVQLDVRWCLAERPVRDVLADPGADDLVTVLTEAERVLLGARAARGLPHEERRRWYVCEVRDGRLPATEAALRDAVAPAYERLSDGAHRGAGLVLRWPVGQRPGAGVAGELDRLHGFGWDLRAVVLQVHGGGEGEVRTTAAGLARALGNAEFLLRARTPDVEGAGTPRRERPELPLPPGPSVVAERRGARELLGRAHAVVDPDRPGPAPDIDVRAVVEELNSGPGWGTPAAERQVLGAVRLWWPALYGALLEAHAAGRTGPGRSAALRLAAERDEDLDRWLRAAEGRVPDPSGFSPLDRPTAFVDAVVLALVRTGQRDGEVFEDWLAEASEAVVRAVRLLDEGFPGDEGPEEEPAEVAVALDRAGALAAVRLPELDPGGRWPGSWALLARRQLTPEIAGWLYGWDEEQRRALGIAPGAGRFDLLLEDQLLVFRTALAPPLRSEGTDV, from the coding sequence GTGGAGAGGGAACCGGACATCACGCTCCGGCTGTCGTGGCAGAACGGGCGGGTCACCGTGGTCGTCCTCGTCAACGGCCTGCCTGCTCACGAGGCGCCGCGGGCACGCTCCGTGGGGACGGGCGTGCTCGTCGCGCCGGGCCGCGAAACGCCCGCCGGGAAAGCCGAGCTGCTGGGGAAGCTGCTCTTCCCCCAGCAGGTACGCCCGCATGTCGCCGAGCGGGCGGCGGCGCTCGGCCCCGGGCGGTACCTGCGGCTGCGGCTGCTGCTGCCGGGGCCCGGTGAGACCGGTCCGTACGACCTCGGCTCCCTGCGCTGGGAGTCGGTCCGGCTGCCCTCACCGCTGGCCACGGCGGACGCGTGGGCGCGATGGGCCGACTCCCTGGCGCTGCCGCCGGACGGGGGCGTCGTGCTGGGGCGACACCCGTGGTTCGCCCTGGTCAGGGACGTGGTTCCGGACCGCCCCGCGCCGCCCCCCGCGGCCGGGACCGGGATCGTCGCCGTCGCGGACGCCACCTCCGTGCACGGCGGGATCACGACCCCGGCCGGCCCGGAGACCGTCTTGGAGCCGGAGCCCGGCGCGCCGGGGGACGACGACCGGCGGCGGGTCGCCGACGCGGTACGCGATTCGCGGCTCTCCGCCCTGCTCGTGGACGCCCCCGCCACGGCGGAGGGCATCCGGCGGACCCTGCTCGGGGGCGCGCGGGTCTTCTACTTCGGCGGGCACCACATCGCGGGCGGACTCGTGGTCGCGGGCGACGGGGGCGGCACCGACACGGGCGCGGGCGGCGCGGGCGGGGGCTCGCCGGGCACGGGCTCGCCAGGCACGGACGGCGAGCCCGCGGGTTCGCTGGTCGCGGGCGGCGCCGACGCGGGCGCGGTCGGCGCGGTCGCGGTCGCGGGCGTGCCCGGTGCGGTCGGCGCGGTCGCGGGCGCGGGCGCGCCCGGCACCGGCATGCCCGGCACCGGCATGCCCGGCACCGGCATGCCCGGCACCGGCATGCCCGGCACCAGCCCCGGCACCGCCGGCGCCGGGGCTCGCTGGCTAAGCGTGGACGTGCTCGCCGGGTGGCTGCGGGACGCCGGAGTCGGGCTCGCGGTGCTCATGGCCTGCGACTCGGCGACCTCGTGGGCGGACCCCGCGAAGGAGCCATCGGCGGACCACGTCGAGCGGCTCGGGCGTGGCACCTCCGCCGCCGAGGAGCTCGTACGGTCGGGCGTCCCCCATGCCGTGGCCGTGCAGGGCAAGGTGAGTCACCGTCAGGCGGCCGACTTCGCGGGGCGGTTCTTCTCGGGGCTCGTGCGCGGTCTCGGCGTCGACCTCGCGCTGCGCGAAGGGGCGGCCGCCCTGGAGGGCGCCGTGGCCGTGCCCGTACTGTACGCGCGCCACGACAGCGCCGACCTGTCGGTCGGTGAGCTCCTTCCGGCGCTGCGCCCGGCCCGTCTGGCACCGGTGGCGCACCGGCTGTCCGTGGTGGCCGGTCCGGCGCAGCCGCCCCCCGACGAGCGGCACCGCGTACAGCTCGACGTGCGGTGGTGCCTGGCCGAGCGTCCGGTGCGGGACGTTCTGGCCGATCCCGGGGCCGACGACCTGGTCACGGTCCTCACCGAGGCGGAGCGGGTGCTGCTGGGGGCCCGCGCGGCCCGGGGCCTCCCCCACGAGGAGCGCCGCCGCTGGTACGTGTGCGAGGTGCGGGACGGCCGGCTCCCGGCGACCGAGGCCGCGCTGCGCGATGCCGTGGCACCCGCGTACGAGCGGCTCTCCGACGGGGCCCACCGGGGTGCGGGGCTCGTGCTGCGGTGGCCGGTCGGACAGCGGCCGGGAGCGGGTGTCGCCGGAGAGCTTGACCGGCTGCACGGTTTCGGCTGGGACCTGCGTGCCGTCGTCCTCCAGGTGCACGGCGGCGGCGAGGGCGAGGTCAGGACGACGGCGGCCGGTCTGGCGCGGGCGCTCGGGAACGCGGAGTTCCTGCTGCGGGCCAGGACGCCGGACGTCGAGGGGGCGGGGACGCCGCGCCGGGAGCGCCCGGAACTGCCGCTCCCGCCGGGCCCGTCCGTCGTCGCCGAACGGCGCGGCGCGCGTGAACTCCTCGGTCGGGCGCACGCGGTGGTGGATCCGGACCGGCCGGGGCCGGCGCCGGACATCGACGTTCGGGCGGTCGTCGAGGAGCTGAACTCCGGCCCGGGGTGGGGGACTCCGGCCGCCGAGCGGCAGGTCCTCGGCGCCGTGCGGCTCTGGTGGCCGGCGCTGTACGGGGCGCTCCTGGAGGCCCACGCGGCCGGGCGGACCGGGCCGGGGCGGTCGGCGGCGCTGCGGCTGGCCGCCGAGCGGGACGAGGATCTGGACCGGTGGCTGAGGGCGGCGGAGGGTCGGGTGCCCGACCCGTCGGGGTTCTCCCCGCTGGACCGGCCCACCGCGTTCGTGGACGCGGTGGTGCTCGCCCTGGTGCGGACCGGGCAGCGGGACGGAGAGGTGTTCGAGGACTGGCTGGCCGAGGCGTCGGAGGCCGTGGTCCGGGCCGTACGACTCCTCGACGAGGGCTTCCCCGGTGACGAAGGGCCGGAGGAGGAGCCGGCCGAGGTCGCGGTGGCGCTGGACCGGGCGGGGGCCCTCGCGGCGGTCCGGCTGCCCGAGCTTGATCCCGGCGGCCGGTGGCCGGGCAGTTGGGCGCTGCTCGCGCGGCGGCAGCTCACCCCGGAGATCGCCGGCTGGCTGTACGGGTGGGACGAGGAGCAGCGCCGCGCGCTCGGGATCGCGCCGGGCGCCGGGCGGTTCGACCTGCTCCTTGAAGATCAACTGCTCGTGTTCCGCACGGCGTTGGCACCTCCCCTGCGGTCCGAAGGAACGGATGTCTGA
- a CDS encoding CHAT domain-containing protein, producing MGYGDTYARPARGVLEEQLRALRASDLWLRPELSDDARRRWQALLFDEEMDEEDFAFEHDEVLYTCAGAEETWALFQARLHGGLRGLPDGERVGSAPPPEVAAEEETEDDPLPEDELQTEDEPAPEGELQTEDEPPQKGEPQPEGDRQPGSWPTSGTAVVDTLPGADVPTVVDPRPDSGAPLGRRAPEPVPAPKGDRYLNLAVVWPLSRRTVPEDHTLASGSRYELRLDIGGLSQQSLLAEQARPFPEGSLAHTDDEGRGDWLYVTVVSEDFDFPAVVHPLFLPLKGGSWVCPCEPGGRHLCEEGHRGRHLFIPFTAPEEPGPARMRVYVSYRGNQLQSVSLTTWIAARESAGGATTAVVDHTLTPGFAEVSELPARTAGVRVGRDGDGRMTVDVVSRHGPVATFWLGEHQVRDVLKEARAALLGCHAVWRGEGGERRLENLLGPDNGKPRPALLQDMTKLARLGWSFFQMIARGRHERAALLRVLREPAQIQICREEHQYLVFPWGLLYDIPVESQGELVPCAAGWAQVERDVAARACPAPDGHGLNTLCPYGFWGYRHFIEHPPSVARGRRLRLTAGRERDAGPVLTVARSNRLDENLAGRHLATLRAGFRQMDVYDRRAALREALTGDPGDCVYFYGHGRRPRAEAGEHSSATVLEIGHEDRIQPEDLKAWAVNEGWDRWDELAPLVFLNGCHTADRDPASWLGFVDTFTELHASGVIGTEITVQQALAGECAELFWESLLAGQEVGPALHRVRMELLRKGNVLGLAYTAYCSAALRLRATV from the coding sequence GTGGGGTACGGAGACACGTACGCGCGGCCAGCGCGGGGGGTTCTGGAGGAGCAGCTGCGCGCTCTGCGGGCCTCCGATCTGTGGCTCAGGCCGGAGCTTTCCGACGACGCCCGGCGCCGATGGCAGGCGCTGCTGTTCGACGAGGAGATGGACGAGGAGGACTTCGCGTTCGAGCACGACGAGGTGTTGTACACGTGCGCGGGCGCGGAGGAGACCTGGGCCCTCTTCCAGGCCCGGCTGCACGGGGGACTGCGCGGCCTCCCGGACGGCGAACGGGTGGGCAGCGCCCCGCCCCCCGAGGTGGCGGCGGAGGAGGAGACGGAGGACGACCCCCTGCCGGAGGACGAACTCCAGACGGAGGACGAGCCCGCGCCGGAGGGCGAACTCCAGACGGAGGACGAGCCCCCGCAGAAGGGCGAACCCCAGCCGGAGGGTGACCGTCAGCCCGGCTCCTGGCCCACCTCCGGCACCGCGGTGGTCGACACCCTGCCGGGCGCCGACGTTCCGACGGTCGTCGACCCCCGGCCGGACTCCGGCGCCCCGCTCGGCCGTCGCGCTCCGGAGCCGGTCCCCGCCCCGAAGGGGGACAGGTACCTCAACCTGGCGGTCGTCTGGCCGCTGTCCCGGCGTACCGTGCCCGAGGACCACACCCTCGCCTCCGGCAGCCGCTACGAACTCCGCCTGGACATCGGCGGGTTGTCGCAGCAGAGCCTGCTCGCCGAGCAGGCCAGGCCCTTCCCCGAGGGATCGCTCGCGCACACGGACGACGAGGGACGCGGCGACTGGCTGTACGTGACGGTCGTCAGCGAGGACTTCGACTTCCCGGCGGTCGTACACCCGCTCTTCCTGCCGCTGAAGGGCGGGAGTTGGGTCTGCCCGTGCGAGCCCGGCGGACGGCACCTGTGCGAGGAGGGTCACCGGGGGCGGCACCTGTTCATCCCGTTCACCGCCCCGGAGGAGCCTGGTCCGGCCCGGATGCGGGTGTACGTCTCTTACCGGGGGAACCAGCTCCAGTCGGTCTCCCTGACCACCTGGATCGCCGCCCGGGAGAGCGCGGGCGGCGCGACGACGGCCGTCGTCGACCACACCCTGACGCCCGGGTTCGCGGAGGTCTCCGAGCTGCCCGCCCGGACCGCGGGCGTACGGGTGGGGCGGGACGGCGACGGCAGGATGACCGTCGACGTCGTGTCCCGGCACGGTCCCGTCGCCACGTTCTGGCTCGGCGAGCACCAGGTGCGCGACGTCCTCAAGGAGGCCCGGGCGGCCCTGCTCGGCTGCCACGCGGTGTGGCGGGGCGAGGGCGGGGAACGCCGCCTGGAGAACCTGCTCGGCCCCGACAACGGCAAGCCGCGCCCGGCCCTGCTCCAGGACATGACGAAGCTGGCCCGGCTCGGCTGGTCGTTCTTCCAGATGATCGCCCGCGGCCGGCACGAACGTGCGGCGCTCCTGCGGGTGCTGCGGGAACCGGCCCAGATCCAGATCTGCCGGGAGGAACACCAGTACCTCGTCTTCCCCTGGGGCCTGCTGTACGACATCCCCGTCGAGAGCCAGGGGGAGCTGGTGCCGTGCGCCGCCGGCTGGGCGCAGGTGGAGCGGGACGTCGCGGCCCGCGCCTGCCCGGCGCCGGACGGCCACGGCCTCAACACGCTGTGCCCGTACGGCTTCTGGGGCTACCGTCACTTCATCGAGCATCCGCCGTCCGTCGCCCGGGGCCGCCGCCTGCGGCTCACGGCCGGCCGCGAGCGCGACGCAGGCCCGGTGCTCACGGTGGCGCGCAGCAACCGCCTCGACGAGAACCTGGCGGGCCGTCACCTGGCCACGCTGCGCGCCGGGTTCCGCCAGATGGACGTGTACGACCGCCGGGCCGCACTGCGCGAGGCGCTGACCGGCGATCCGGGGGACTGCGTGTACTTCTACGGGCACGGGCGAAGGCCCCGCGCCGAGGCCGGCGAGCACTCCAGCGCCACGGTCCTGGAGATCGGCCACGAGGACCGGATCCAGCCGGAGGACCTCAAGGCCTGGGCGGTGAACGAGGGATGGGACCGGTGGGACGAACTCGCACCCCTCGTCTTCCTCAACGGCTGTCACACCGCCGACCGCGACCCCGCCTCCTGGCTCGGCTTCGTCGACACCTTCACGGAACTCCACGCCTCGGGTGTCATCGGCACCGAGATCACCGTGCAGCAGGCGCTCGCCGGTGAATGCGCCGAGCTCTTCTGGGAGTCGCTGCTCGCCGGGCAGGAGGTCGGCCCCGCTCTGCACCGGGTCCGGATGGAGCTGCTGCGCAAGGGGAACGTCCTGGGGCTCGCCTACACGGCGTACTGCTCCGCCGCGCTCCGCCTGCGCGCCACCGTCTGA
- a CDS encoding DUF6766 family protein, with protein MSANRRERTGFWRGNSLSLVFGAAFLVVLAAQAVAGRAEFNEQLAVEGLQQVGFGDYLMSSDFAVDVTENWQSEFLQFFLYIFGTVHLLQRGSPESKPLHKAGTESEREQKLGDHAQSDSPRWASTKDWRQALYSRSLGLAMAVFFLFSWFAQSVSGVSAYNDVRLRQLQEPVSWVSYLASSDFWNRSLQNWQSELLAVAAMAILSVYLRQRGSPESKPVGSPHSATGVEG; from the coding sequence GTGAGCGCGAACAGGCGGGAGCGTACGGGGTTCTGGCGCGGCAACAGCCTCTCCCTCGTCTTCGGCGCCGCGTTCCTCGTCGTGCTCGCCGCTCAGGCGGTCGCCGGACGGGCCGAGTTCAACGAACAGCTGGCCGTCGAAGGGCTCCAGCAGGTCGGCTTCGGGGACTACCTCATGTCCTCGGACTTCGCGGTCGACGTCACCGAGAACTGGCAGTCCGAGTTCCTGCAGTTCTTCCTCTACATCTTCGGCACCGTCCATCTCCTCCAGCGCGGCTCGCCGGAGTCGAAACCCCTGCACAAGGCCGGTACCGAGAGCGAACGCGAACAGAAACTGGGCGACCACGCCCAGTCCGACTCGCCCCGCTGGGCGAGCACCAAGGACTGGCGGCAGGCCCTCTACTCCCGCTCGCTGGGCCTCGCCATGGCCGTGTTCTTCCTGTTCTCCTGGTTCGCCCAGTCCGTCTCCGGGGTCTCCGCGTACAACGACGTACGGCTGCGCCAGCTCCAGGAGCCCGTCAGCTGGGTCTCCTACCTGGCCTCCTCGGACTTCTGGAACCGTTCCCTGCAGAACTGGCAGTCGGAACTCCTCGCGGTGGCCGCGATGGCCATCCTCTCGGTCTACCTCCGCCAGCGCGGCTCCCCCGAGTCGAAGCCGGTCGGCTCCCCCCACTCCGCCACCGGCGTCGAAGGCTGA
- a CDS encoding UdgX family uracil-DNA binding protein (This protein belongs to the uracil DNA glycosylase superfamily, members of which act in excision repair of DNA. However, it belongs more specifically to UdgX branch, whose founding member was found to bind uracil in DNA (where it does not belong), without cleaving it, appears to promote DNA repair by a pathway involving RecA, rather than base excision.), whose amino-acid sequence MAGTRDDDPVPEPYDATPFLPRRGGIPAHRAAAAGCQGCPLHRDATGTVFGRGDPHARLMLVGEQPGDQEDREGVPFVGPAGRLLSRALREAGIDEEGLYVTNAVKHFKFTEDATRKRRIHKAPSLRETLACRPWLMAELRLVSPELVVTLGATAGRALLGPSFRVGADRGVPRPLTDAGEGTDTRVLATVHPSAVLRARDRDDMYAGLVADLRVAADAL is encoded by the coding sequence ATGGCCGGTACCCGCGACGACGACCCCGTCCCCGAGCCGTACGACGCCACGCCGTTCCTGCCGCGGCGCGGCGGGATTCCCGCGCACCGCGCGGCGGCCGCCGGATGTCAGGGCTGCCCGCTCCACCGGGACGCGACCGGGACCGTCTTCGGGCGGGGAGATCCGCACGCGCGGCTGATGCTGGTCGGGGAGCAGCCCGGCGACCAGGAGGACCGCGAAGGGGTCCCGTTCGTGGGGCCCGCGGGCCGGCTCCTCTCCCGGGCGCTGCGCGAGGCGGGGATCGACGAGGAGGGGCTGTACGTCACCAACGCCGTCAAGCACTTCAAGTTCACCGAGGACGCGACCCGCAAGCGGCGGATCCACAAGGCCCCCAGCCTGCGCGAGACGCTGGCCTGCCGGCCATGGCTCATGGCGGAGCTGCGGCTGGTGTCGCCCGAGCTGGTGGTCACCCTCGGGGCCACCGCCGGCCGCGCCCTGCTGGGCCCGTCGTTCCGGGTCGGCGCCGACCGCGGCGTGCCGAGGCCGCTGACGGACGCCGGGGAGGGGACGGACACGCGGGTCCTCGCGACCGTCCATCCCTCCGCCGTACTGCGTGCCCGCGACCGCGACGACATGTACGCCGGGCTCGTCGCCGACCTGCGGGTCGCGGCCGACGCCCTGTGA